The nucleotide window CGGGCCTCTACATGCACACCCACCTCTCCGAGAACCGCAAGGAAATCGAGTGGGTGAGCGAGCTGTTCCCGGCGCGCAAGGGCTACCTGGACGTCTACGACCACCACGGGCTGATCGGCGCGCGCGCGGTGTTCGCCCACGGCGTGCACCTGTGCGACGACGAGTGCCGGCGCCTGGGCGAAACGGGTTCGGCGGTGGCGTTCTGCCCGACCTCCAACCTGTTCCTCGGCAGCGGCCTGTTCGATCTGGAAAAGGTCGAGGGCTTCGGCGTGCGCGTCGGCCTGGGCACCGATGTCGGCGCCGGCACCAGCTTCTCGCAGCTGCAGTCGCTGAACGAGGCCTACAAGGTGATGCAGCTGCAGGGCAAGAAGCTCGATCCGTTCAAGTCCCTGTATCTCGCCACCCTCGGCGGCGCGCGGGCGCTGTATCTGGACGACCAGATCGGCAACCTACAACCGGGCAAGGACGCCGACTTCGTGGTGCTCGATTATCAGGCCACGCCGCTGATCGACTACCGCCTGCGCCAGGCCAAGACGCTGGAAGAAAAACTCTTCGCCCTGATGATGCTCGGCGACGACCGCGCCGTGAAGGAAACCTACGCCGCCGGCGTGTCGGTGCACCGCAAGGCCTGAACGGCAAAGCCGCTCTGCATTGCGCAAGAGCGGCCTTTTATCCGTAGGGTGGAAAACTCGCGTAGCGATTTTCCACCAGCACTTGCCAGAAGGTGGATGGCTGCGGCCATCCACCCTACCCGCTGGTTCAACCGGCGTGGTAATCCGCGTCGGCTTCCTCGAAGCGCTTGACGATGCTCGGCGCGGGCTCGGCGCCCATCAGGCTGACCACGAAGATCGCCAGGCTGGCGAGGATGAAGCCGGGGATGATCTCGTACAGCCCCAGACCGATGAACTCCTTCCACACCACCACGGTGATGGCACCGACCAGCATGCCGGCCAGCGCGCCGTTGCGGGTCATGCGCTTCCACAGCAGCGAGATCAGCACCACCGGACCGAATGCCGCGCCGAATCCGGCCCACGCGTAGGACACCAGGCCCAGCACCTTGCTCTCCGGGTTGGAGGCGATGCCGATGGCGATCAGCGCGATCAGCAGCACCATGGCGCGGCCGACCCAGACCAACTCGGTCTGCGAGGCGTTCTTGCGCAGCATCGCCTTGTAGAAGTCCTGGGTCAGCGCGCTGGAGCTGACCAGCAGCTGCGCGCTCAGAGTGCTCATCACCGCCGCCAGCACGCCGGAGAGAATCAGGCCGGCGACCCACGGGTTGAACAGGATCTTCACCAGCTCGAGGAACACCCGCTCGCCGTTCTCGCTCACCGGGCCGGCCAGCTCCGGGTGCCCGGCGAAGTAGGCGATACCGAAGAAGCCCACCGCCACCGCGCCGCCCAGGCACAGAATCATCCAGGCCATGCCGATACGACGGGCGTTGGGGATGGTCTTGACCGAGTCGGCCGCCATGAAGCGCACCAGAATGTGCGGCTGGCCGAAGTAGCCCAGGCCCCAGGCCAGCAGCGAGATGATCGCAACGAAGGACAGCCCGCGGAACATGTCGAAGTTGGCCGGATTCTGCGCCTCGATGGTGGCCATCACGCTGCCCATGTCGCCCAGCGCCAGGATGACGAACAGCGGCGTGACCAGCAGCGCGAAGATCATCAGCGTGGCCTGCACGGTGTCGGTCCAGCTCACCGCGAGGAAGCCGCCGATGAACACATAGAGAATGGTCGCCGCCGCCCCGATCCACAGCGCCAGGTCATAGGGCACGCCGAAGGTGGACTCGAACAGCCGGGCACCGGCCACCACGCCGGAGGCGCAGTAGATGGTGAAGAACACCAGGATCACCAGCGCCGAGAAGATGCGCAGCAGGCGGCTGGTGTCCTCGAAGCGGTGGGTGAAGTAGTCCGGCAGGGTCAGCGCGTTGTGGTTGTGCTCGGTGTGCACGCGCAGCCGCCCGGCGACGAACAGCCAGTTGAGCCAGGCGCCGATGATCAGGCCGATGGCGATCCAGCTCTCCGACAGGCCGGCGACGAAGATCGCCCCCGGCAGGCCCATCAGCAGCCAGCCGCTCATGTCCGAGGCGCCGGCCGACAAGGCGGTGACGAAACTGCCGAGGCTGCGGCCGCCGAGGATGTAGTCGTCGAAGTTCTTGGTGGCGCGATAGGCGGCGAAACCGATGAAGATCATCGCCGCGATGTAGACCACGAACGTGATCAGGGTGGGTGTACTGGCGCTCATTGTGTATCCCTCGTTAGTTGTTGTCCGGCGCACCGCGAGCAGCTCGCGTCGCGCCCTTGGCAGAGGGCGATGGCACTGGCGCCATCACCTGCGACAGGTCCGAAACCGGCCCGTCAGTGGCGGAAGAGCGTCCGCCATCTGTCCGTTATTGTTGTGCCCCGGCTGCCAAAGCCGCCGAGGGTACCGCTGGTGCCCGTCACATGGAAAATCGCCGTGCGGTTTGCGGCGGCGATTGCCATGCGCTCACCGTGCTCAGTCGTCGCCGAGCGACAGCAGCGAGGCGTTACCGCCCACCGCCGTGGTGTTGGTCGAAGTGGTGCGCTCGTTGGTGAAACGCAGCAGGTAGCTCGGCCCGCCGGCCTTCGGCCCGGTGCCGGACAGCCCGCAGCCGCCGAAGGGCTGTACGCCGACCACCGCGCCGATCTGGTTACGGTTGACGTAGACGTTGCCGACCCGCGCCAGCTGCTCGATGCGTTCGGCGGTTTCCTCGTTGCGGCTGTGCACGCCGAGGGTCAGGCCGTAGCCGGTGCCGTTGATCGCCGCGACGACCTTTTCCAGATCGGCGGCATCGTAGCGCACGACATGCAGAACCGGGCCGAAATGCTCTTTCTTGAGCTGTTCGATGCCCTCGATCTCGAAGGCCACCGGCGCTACGAAATGGCCGTTGAGGCCAGCCGGCGGGGTCGCTTCGGCGATCAGCCGGCCTTCGTTCTTCAGCTGCTGGATATGCGCCAGCAGGCCGTCGCGCGCCTCCTCATCGATCACCGGGCCGATATCGTTTTCGCGCAGATGGGTGGGGCCGACCTTCAGCTCGGCCATCGCGCCCTTGAGCAGCTCGATGACGCGGTCGGCGATATCGCGCTGCACGTAGAGCACGCGCAGGGCCGAGCAGCGCTGGCCGGCGCTGGTGAAGGCGGAGCTGACGGCATCCTTGATCACCTGCTCGGGCAGCGCGGTGGAGTCGACGATCATCGCGTTCTGTCCGCCGGTTTCGGCGATCAGCGTGGCGATCGGGCCTTCCTTTTCGGCCAGCTGGCGATTGATGATCCGCGCGGTGTCGGTGGAGCCGGTGAAGCACACGCCGACCACCCGCGGATCGCGGCAGAACACACCGCCCAGCGTGGCGCCGTCGCCCGGCAGCAGCGCGATGGCGTCCTTCGGCAGGCCGGCCTCGAACATCAGCTCCAGCGCGCGCGCGGCGATCAGGCTGGTCTGCTCGGCCGGCTTGGCCAGCACGGTGTTGCCGGCGACCAGCGCCGCGCTGATCTGGCCGAGGTAGATGGCCAGCGGGAAGTTCCACGGGCTGACGCAGACGAACACACCGCGGCCTTCATGGAACAGCTCGTTGCGCTCGCCAGTCGGGCCTTTCAGCTCTTCGCGGCCCAGTTTCAGGCGCGCCTGCTGCGCGTAGTAGCGGCAGAAATCCACCGCCTCGCGCACTTCGTCGATACCGTCCTGTAGCGACTTGCCGGCTTCCACCGTGCACAGCGCCATCAGCTCGGCGCGGTTGCGCTCCAGCAGCTCGGCCAGGCGTTCGAGGATCGCCGCGCGGCTGTCCACCGGCGTTGCGTTCCAGGTCGGCCAGTAGGCCGCCAGCGCGTCGATGGCCTGGCGCGCCTGCTCGGCGCTGGCGAACTGCGCCGTGCCGACGACCTTGTTCAGGTCGTAGGGGCAACGCACTTCGCTGGCGCTACCGCCCAGACGCTGGCCGCCGATCACCGGCATGGCCTGCCACTGGCGGTCGAGGAAGGGTTGGTAGGCGCTGGCCAGTTCGTTCCATTGTTGTTGGATATTCATGTTGATCCCTTGGGAGTTCTTGCGATTGCCGTACAGGGCCGGGGGCAGCGGAATGCGCGGGTTGCCGAGCGCCGTAAACTGGCGCAGCTGGCTCACCGGGTGATCGATCAGCGAATCCACCGGCACGCGCGGGTCGACCAGCTGGTGGACGAACGAGGAGTTGGCACCGTTCTCCAGCAGGCGCCGCACCAGATAGGGCAGCAGGTCCTTGTGCGCACCGACCGGCGCGTAGATGCGCACGTTCTTGCGGTACTTCTCGATCACCGTGTCGTACAGCGCATCGCCCATGCCGTGCAGGCGCTGGAACTCGAACTCGCGCGGCGTGGCGGTCTGCTCGGCCATCGCCAGGATGCAGCTGACGGTGTGTGCGTTGTGGCTGGCGAACTGCGGGTAGATCACGCCGCGGGTGTGCTCCGACAGCAGGTAGCGCGCACAGGCGAGGTACGAGGTGTCGGTACCTTCCTTGCGGGTGAACACCGGGTAGCCCTCCAGACCCTGCACCTGACACTGCTTGATCTCGCTGTCCCAGTAGGCGCCCTTGACCAACCGCAGCGGGATGCGCGCGCCCAGCTCGCGGCCGAGCAGGGTCAGCCACACCAGCACCGGCAGGCAGCGCTTGGAATAGGCCTGGATCACCAGACCGAACTCACCCCAGCCGGCGATGGCCGGATCGCGCAGGAGTTTTTCGTACAGTTCCAGCGACAGTTCGAGGCGGTCGGCCTCCTCGGCGTCGATGGTGATGCCGACGTCGCGCTGGCGCGCCAGCACAGCCAGCTCACGGACGTTGGCGAACAGCTCGCTGAGTACGCGCTCGCGCTGGGCGACTTCGTAACGCGGATGCAGCGCCGACAGCTTGATCGACACCGACGGTCGCGGGCCGGGGCCGACCTGCGGCTCGGCGCCGACGGTTTCCACGGCGCGGCGGTAATCGGCCATGTACTTGGCCGCGTCCTCGGCGGTCAGCGCCGCCTCGCCGAGCATGTCGAAGGAATAGGTGTAGCCCTTCTCACGCTCGGGCCGGCCGTTCTTCAGCGCTTCGGCGATGGTGCGGCCGAGCACGAACTGCTTGCCCATCAGCTTCATCGCCTGGTTCATCGCGGCACGGATCACCGGCTCGCCGGAGCGCTTGAGCAGGCGGCCGATGACATTTTTCGGGCGGCCGTCGGCGGTGTCCGGATCGACCACCTTGCCGGTCATCACCAACCCCCAGGCGGCGAAGTTGACCAGCACGTTGTCGCTCTGGCCGAGGTGGCGCTCCCACTCGGCGGCATT belongs to Pseudomonas phenolilytica and includes:
- the putP gene encoding sodium/proline symporter PutP — encoded protein: MSASTPTLITFVVYIAAMIFIGFAAYRATKNFDDYILGGRSLGSFVTALSAGASDMSGWLLMGLPGAIFVAGLSESWIAIGLIIGAWLNWLFVAGRLRVHTEHNHNALTLPDYFTHRFEDTSRLLRIFSALVILVFFTIYCASGVVAGARLFESTFGVPYDLALWIGAAATILYVFIGGFLAVSWTDTVQATLMIFALLVTPLFVILALGDMGSVMATIEAQNPANFDMFRGLSFVAIISLLAWGLGYFGQPHILVRFMAADSVKTIPNARRIGMAWMILCLGGAVAVGFFGIAYFAGHPELAGPVSENGERVFLELVKILFNPWVAGLILSGVLAAVMSTLSAQLLVSSSALTQDFYKAMLRKNASQTELVWVGRAMVLLIALIAIGIASNPESKVLGLVSYAWAGFGAAFGPVVLISLLWKRMTRNGALAGMLVGAITVVVWKEFIGLGLYEIIPGFILASLAIFVVSLMGAEPAPSIVKRFEEADADYHAG
- the putA gene encoding bifunctional proline dehydrogenase/L-glutamate gamma-semialdehyde dehydrogenase PutA, encoding MFKAGHVLDGAFASQKAAEFFPTISANYSVDEAGYLTELLQLADPGEAGIAAIRERARTLIETVRGRENAVDTLDALLRQYSLDTQEGLMLMCLAEALLRVPDAATADALIRDKLNAAEWERHLGQSDNVLVNFAAWGLVMTGKVVDPDTADGRPKNVIGRLLKRSGEPVIRAAMNQAMKLMGKQFVLGRTIAEALKNGRPEREKGYTYSFDMLGEAALTAEDAAKYMADYRRAVETVGAEPQVGPGPRPSVSIKLSALHPRYEVAQRERVLSELFANVRELAVLARQRDVGITIDAEEADRLELSLELYEKLLRDPAIAGWGEFGLVIQAYSKRCLPVLVWLTLLGRELGARIPLRLVKGAYWDSEIKQCQVQGLEGYPVFTRKEGTDTSYLACARYLLSEHTRGVIYPQFASHNAHTVSCILAMAEQTATPREFEFQRLHGMGDALYDTVIEKYRKNVRIYAPVGAHKDLLPYLVRRLLENGANSSFVHQLVDPRVPVDSLIDHPVSQLRQFTALGNPRIPLPPALYGNRKNSQGINMNIQQQWNELASAYQPFLDRQWQAMPVIGGQRLGGSASEVRCPYDLNKVVGTAQFASAEQARQAIDALAAYWPTWNATPVDSRAAILERLAELLERNRAELMALCTVEAGKSLQDGIDEVREAVDFCRYYAQQARLKLGREELKGPTGERNELFHEGRGVFVCVSPWNFPLAIYLGQISAALVAGNTVLAKPAEQTSLIAARALELMFEAGLPKDAIALLPGDGATLGGVFCRDPRVVGVCFTGSTDTARIINRQLAEKEGPIATLIAETGGQNAMIVDSTALPEQVIKDAVSSAFTSAGQRCSALRVLYVQRDIADRVIELLKGAMAELKVGPTHLRENDIGPVIDEEARDGLLAHIQQLKNEGRLIAEATPPAGLNGHFVAPVAFEIEGIEQLKKEHFGPVLHVVRYDAADLEKVVAAINGTGYGLTLGVHSRNEETAERIEQLARVGNVYVNRNQIGAVVGVQPFGGCGLSGTGPKAGGPSYLLRFTNERTTSTNTTAVGGNASLLSLGDD